Below is a genomic region from Drosophila kikkawai strain 14028-0561.14 chromosome X, DkikHiC1v2, whole genome shotgun sequence.
GCAAGTCCTTCTTTAGGCATACCACACACCTTATCATTGACGAAGTCCACGAGAGGGATTTAGATACGGATTTCTTATTGCTTGCCACCAAGCTGGCTCTAGAGGGCAATCCAAATCTTCGACTGGTTTTGATGTCAGCCACCATGGATCTGGATGCCTTGTCCTCATACTTTGGCCAGGCTATGGTTATAGATGTGGAGGGTCGAAGCTTTAGTGTAACAACCTGGCACTTGGAGGATATTCTGCGAGAAACTGCCTATTTGACTTGGGAAATGGAGGAATATCTGGGCGAGATCACGGGCTATGAAGAGGATCATGAACTGCTGGCTGCCTACGAACACAAACGCAACGAATCAGATCCACAAATAGACTCTAACCTGCTAGTTTCCCTGGTGGAAGTGCTGATAAGATCAGGGCAAAAGGGTGCCGTGATTGTGTACGTTGCTGGCTACTCTGACATGGTCACGCAAATGGAGCGACTGGAGTCTTGCCTGCCACAGGATAAgatcaaggttctaatgatgCACAGCCAGTTGGATAGCCATGAGATGCGCAAGGTGTTCCACATTTACGATGAGCAACTAAAGGTCATATTGAGCACAAATGTAGGCCAGACCTCAATCACCATTCCCGATTTGCTGTTTGTCATCGATACGGGTCGCGCCAAGATGAATACCTATGATGCCACCACAGATGCCTCGCAGTTGTGCACTGCTTGGATCTCCCAAGCAGATGCCCAGCAAAGGGCTGGAAGAGCAGGACGCTTGTGTCATGGCATTTGCTATCGCCTCTATAGCAGTCAACGCTTTAACCAGATGAGTCAGTATCCCATACCGGAGATTAGGCGTCGCACTTTGGATGAAATCTGTCTGATGACCAAGGTGGTGGCTCCACAGCAAAAGATAGCCAGATTTTTGTCCCTAGCCTTGGATCCGCCACAACCGGAGGCTGTTTTGCTGGCCTGTTCGAGGTTACAGAAACTAGGAATCCTTGAGGAAACAGAGAAGATTACCCCCCTGGGCCGCCTCATAGCAGAGCTACCTTTGGGTGTACAACTAGGCAAGTTTCTCATCTATTCCCTGTACTTTAGATGCCTGGGCAGCGCTGTTATCATAGCAGCCTATCATTCGGTGAGTGAACCCTTTGTCCTACCCGCCAATGCTGATCGAAACCAGAAGTTGGCCGCCCTAAACTCACGGGATCAGTTTGTGGGCAGCACCATGAGCGATTCACTGGCCATTTTAAAGTTGTACAAGGACTTTAACAGCTTGCAACGCCACAAGATAGCCAGGTTTTGTGAGGATAACTATGTGTGCCGGCACTCCATGGAGATGTTTATCTCGGCAGTGCGCAGTCTACGCGAATCGGTGCTAAGAATGTTTCAACTCACTGCGGCCACTGAAAGTTTGGTTAGCTCCTTTGACGAGGACCATAACATGATCCGTTTGGCTCTTACCGCCGGCCTCTATCCCAAGTTGGCTTACATTGATAGAGACAAGAGGGGACAGCTGCTGAGTGATGGGGATTCGTTCATGCAGATATCGCGCAGCTCTTGTTTGCTGCGCAACAGGAAACTAAAATCCCTGCCCAACGATTGGGTTCTGTTTGTTGAGAAGAAACTCACAGCTGGCGGCCACTTCTCCACGCTAGAGCACACTACCCTGGTTAGTAGCCTCACAGTGGCTCTGGCGGCGGGCAAAGAATTCTCTTTGAATTCGCACAACTCTGGGTACTCGCAACTCTGCCTGGACACTTGGATTCGGCTTAGTTGCCCCACTGAGTTTGGCCAGCAACTGATACGACTGCGAGAGTTGATAGAGCGCGAGGTGGCTGAGCTTGTGGAGACGCGCAGGGCGTGCTCCGCAGAACAATGGCTGGGACCAAAGTTGGCCAGGGAATTGTTGGGGAGGCAGCCGGAGGACTTGCTAGATCTGTGATAATAGATAAAAGGAGGCAAGGGAGGGAGGAGGGAGGGTACATTGCAAATTAGGTATTCCTGAGCCAGGAAGAGGCTGTTTGAACGATTCCAAGAAGCTGGCCAATCAGTATTTGTTTTTCTCAGTGAGTTTCTAAAGAACAAGACAGCAAAGGGACAGCCTAATGTACCTGTTTGATAGGACaccaaaacctaaaaaaactTGGGTTATTATGGGTTATTTTTGTAgcttctttaaaaaatatatttcccattATTAGATTTGTATTTTGAATAagttaaaagtttaaaaaatatatagccaACTTACTAGGCTTGGGAATTTATAGGAAATTTCCCTTACTAGGCTTGGGTATTTTCAGAATATTTTCCAGGATTTAAAAACCCACTTAATGGGACATTTTCCTGCCCTTTAaagacatttccccaaatcaGATTTGAACTGGGAATTAGTCACTTAAGTTAAACTTTTCCTAGAAATTTTAACagcctaaaaaaaatctaagaaaatcgcgttataatttgaaaagGCTTGGGTATTTATGGGAAATTTTCCTGccctttaaaaacattttcccaAATCAGATTTGAACTTTACTTCAGCTAAACTTTTTCTAGATACTTTAAcagcttaaaaatatgtaagaaAATCGcagtatatataattattattaaaacacaATTATTTGAGAAGGCTTTACATGGATCCATGTTGTGATATATGTTAGGAGAAAACACTACCATCATTTCAACCACCTAGACTGACCATTGACCTCTCATTCCTTAAAAGGTATTAATTGATATAAATTGAATATAGCTTATAGGAAATCATTAGTTTTGAAACGCACTGTAGGCAGAACACAGAGAAAAACCAGGGATTACAATTAAGAGTTTTGAGTTAAATATAAGTTACTACCACAAAAATTGAGCTGGAAATATGAAATGTTTAGCTATATCATAATTTTTGaagaagtttaaaaaaaaaattataagtttttataaaaaaaaatgttgaataattattattttttaattttatataaaaatggtttaaaatagtttctcttttcttagtttttaaaataataatggaaaataataaaattattctccaatttttatttcaaaaaattgaaaataacagttatttttcaatttttattattaaattgaaaataaaaaaatgaaaagtcattacgatttaattttttatttgaacatttcatttttatttcaaatattatttaaaaaaaaaaacagttatGGAACGacttgtttataaaaattaaaaaaaatattaataataagaattaaattcaatttgttttctagatagaaattagaaaatactcttttttttttaaatattaaataaaatattaaaataaaaaaatgaaaagtcattacgatttaattttttatttgaacatttcattttcatttcaaatattattaaaaaacagtTATGAAACGacttgtatataaaaattaaaaaaaatattaataataagaattaaattcaatttgttttctagaaattagaaaatattctttctttttttttaaatattattttaaaaatttgaaaataaaaccagttaTGAATCGACTtgtatgtaaaaaaaaaataaaataattataataataataagaattaaattcaatttgttttct
It encodes:
- the LOC108082932 gene encoding 3'-5' RNA helicase YTHDC2, with translation MADKSTSATKGRRRRHKLKNGGAPPPERPKTRKTEPAKAEPALTSQVVKTLRQLVTDFKLSGEHERQLFNLSKAERSQVHFMALSMGLKTASKGPVNERVLTMTRPQGSLNTQEHLSGARLWISTQVMELLKQAQPQVERMLQASSQRRNFTERRSHHQVGRPSNFGLIGQKLVPPEQQRQPHSSMMEDRRNLPIYGHRTRILKAMQSERVVIIQGATGSGKSTQVPQYILESAAQHRLPVKIVVSQPRRIAATTVSERIAHERGEMLGSTVGYQIRMIKKCSKNTVLTLTTSGCLLRVLAMEGKSFFRHTTHLIIDEVHERDLDTDFLLLATKLALEGNPNLRLVLMSATMDLDALSSYFGQAMVIDVEGRSFSVTTWHLEDILRETAYLTWEMEEYLGEITGYEEDHELLAAYEHKRNESDPQIDSNLLVSLVEVLIRSGQKGAVIVYVAGYSDMVTQMERLESCLPQDKIKVLMMHSQLDSHEMRKVFHIYDEQLKVILSTNVGQTSITIPDLLFVIDTGRAKMNTYDATTDASQLCTAWISQADAQQRAGRAGRLCHGICYRLYSSQRFNQMSQYPIPEIRRRTLDEICLMTKVVAPQQKIARFLSLALDPPQPEAVLLACSRLQKLGILEETEKITPLGRLIAELPLGVQLGKFLIYSLYFRCLGSAVIIAAYHSVSEPFVLPANADRNQKLAALNSRDQFVGSTMSDSLAILKLYKDFNSLQRHKIARFCEDNYVCRHSMEMFISAVRSLRESVLRMFQLTAATESLVSSFDEDHNMIRLALTAGLYPKLAYIDRDKRGQLLSDGDSFMQISRSSCLLRNRKLKSLPNDWVLFVEKKLTAGGHFSTLEHTTLVSSLTVALAAGKEFSLNSHNSGYSQLCLDTWIRLSCPTEFGQQLIRLRELIEREVAELVETRRACSAEQWLGPKLARELLGRQPEDLLDL